From a single Armatimonadota bacterium genomic region:
- a CDS encoding formamidopyrimidine-DNA glycosylase produces MPELPDIELYIACLRPRVVGQSFSEFKTYNPFALRTVTPKPADLIGTPITDLWRIGKRIAFGFEGGATMVIHLMLAGRFRWTAPVAAIQRKVTHASWRFGEGSLLLTEASTKKRAGIWLFPDRESAQTLDPGGLEPLACTPEQFARVVAEGNHTLKRALTNPFQFSGIGNTFSDEILHAAKLSPFKLGSSLSPAEMDALYRATVETLTKWRDRLIAEFDGGEKFPGPGQVTAFRPDYAAHGRFKEPCPVCGKPIQRVVYAEREFNYCAVCQTGGRLLADRSLSRLLKDDWPRSITDDE; encoded by the coding sequence CTCCCGGACATCGAGCTCTACATCGCTTGCTTGAGGCCGAGGGTAGTCGGCCAGTCCTTTTCCGAGTTCAAAACGTACAACCCGTTTGCTCTGCGAACCGTCACGCCCAAGCCCGCCGACCTGATCGGAACCCCGATCACCGACCTATGGAGGATCGGCAAGAGGATTGCCTTCGGTTTTGAAGGGGGTGCCACCATGGTGATCCATTTGATGTTGGCGGGCCGCTTCCGCTGGACCGCCCCAGTGGCGGCAATCCAAAGAAAAGTCACCCACGCCTCCTGGCGGTTCGGCGAAGGGTCGCTCCTCCTCACCGAGGCGAGCACCAAAAAGCGCGCCGGCATCTGGCTTTTCCCTGATCGGGAATCAGCCCAAACCCTGGATCCTGGCGGGCTTGAACCCCTGGCCTGCACGCCTGAGCAATTCGCCCGGGTGGTTGCCGAAGGGAACCACACCCTGAAACGGGCTCTGACTAACCCGTTCCAATTTTCCGGGATCGGCAACACGTTTTCCGATGAAATCCTCCATGCGGCCAAATTGAGCCCGTTCAAGCTCGGATCAAGCCTGAGCCCAGCGGAAATGGATGCCCTCTACCGGGCTACGGTCGAAACTCTCACCAAGTGGCGGGATCGGCTAATCGCCGAATTTGATGGCGGCGAAAAATTCCCCGGCCCGGGCCAGGTCACGGCCTTCCGACCCGATTACGCCGCCCACGGCAGATTCAAAGAACCGTGCCCGGTCTGCGGCAAGCCGATCCAACGGGTGGTCTATGCAGAACGCGAGTTCAACTACTGCGCCGTTTGTCAAACCGGCGGACGCCTGTTAGCCGACCGGTCGCTCTCCCGGTTGCTTAAAGACGACTGGCCCCGCTCAATTACCGACGACGAATAG
- a CDS encoding prepilin-type N-terminal cleavage/methylation domain-containing protein has protein sequence MSDLKFRCARKPSGFTLVELLVVIALIAILAAIIFPVFSQAKEAGKRSSCLSNVKETGMAVQLYNSDYDNTYSQTRKSSKDPAIDDADGSLEEPDFGSFFNRLTPYKVTGDMLGKCPSDPDPLGRDCDTPAPDHPDLLSYLVNGYFVFGLAESAVDKPAETILLAERRSQGTATADPFCNYLYRPWFNPGNPAAPANDMDARNGAIATKRHVRANYGFADTHVKALSFDQTFQVSGSPNLHRP, from the coding sequence ATGTCCGATCTGAAGTTCCGATGCGCCCGGAAACCATCTGGGTTTACGCTGGTCGAACTGCTTGTCGTCATCGCCCTGATCGCCATACTGGCCGCCATCATCTTTCCTGTATTCAGCCAAGCCAAAGAGGCCGGAAAGCGCAGCAGCTGCCTCAGCAATGTGAAAGAAACCGGAATGGCGGTCCAGCTCTATAACTCCGACTATGACAACACCTACTCTCAAACCCGTAAGTCCTCCAAAGATCCGGCAATTGACGATGCCGATGGCAGCCTGGAAGAGCCCGACTTCGGAAGTTTTTTCAACCGGTTGACACCCTACAAAGTCACTGGCGACATGCTTGGCAAGTGCCCCTCTGACCCCGACCCATTGGGCCGGGACTGCGACACTCCCGCCCCCGACCATCCCGATCTCCTGTCATATCTGGTGAACGGATATTTTGTGTTCGGCCTCGCCGAATCGGCGGTGGACAAACCAGCTGAAACCATCCTTCTTGCCGAGCGGCGATCACAAGGGACGGCAACCGCCGACCCGTTTTGCAATTATCTCTATCGCCCGTGGTTCAACCCTGGCAATCCCGCCGCCCCGGCCAACGATATGGATGCCCGCAATGGTGCCATTGCCACCAAACGGCACGTCCGGGCCAATTACGGCTTTGCCGACACCCATGTTAAGGCCCTTTCGTTTGACCAGACTTTCCAGGTTTCAGGATCGCCGAACCTCCATCGCCCCTAG
- a CDS encoding ArsR family transcriptional regulator, with product MQVDAVTFSDEQLAVLASAQCNEVFEAIPYAHASSIREIAKEVDKSTASVGEHLVKLVEAGLVLAVDSRKRRAREETLYARSAFRYNLDPLKMSDKSKELYVTKFRCEMRQIDRLHALAQKGLNNDASLIDHMLYKNFAGYLSPEGATKVKEALVQALRVFVDNMETDPAKRESGHYVRAKFAAILMPAQTESERRIRKKKP from the coding sequence ATGCAAGTCGATGCGGTCACATTTAGTGATGAGCAACTCGCAGTTCTGGCATCAGCTCAGTGTAATGAGGTGTTTGAAGCCATCCCCTACGCTCATGCCTCATCAATTCGTGAAATTGCAAAGGAGGTCGATAAAAGCACTGCTTCAGTAGGAGAACATCTTGTCAAGCTTGTCGAAGCTGGGCTCGTTTTGGCTGTTGATTCTCGCAAAAGACGGGCACGAGAAGAGACTCTTTACGCACGATCCGCTTTTCGCTACAACCTTGACCCCCTCAAAATGAGCGATAAATCAAAGGAGCTCTATGTCACCAAGTTTCGATGTGAAATGAGGCAGATCGATCGACTGCACGCTCTCGCACAAAAGGGGCTCAATAATGATGCGTCCCTCATCGATCACATGCTCTATAAAAACTTTGCTGGTTATTTGAGCCCAGAGGGTGCCACAAAGGTTAAAGAAGCCCTTGTTCAAGCCCTCAGGGTTTTTGTTGACAACATGGAAACAGATCCCGCAAAGCGCGAGTCCGGTCACTACGTCCGAGCCAAGTTTGCGGCCATCTTAATGCCAGCCCAGACCGAAAGCGAACGCCGAATCAGAAAGAAAAAGCCCTGA
- a CDS encoding PEP-CTERM sorting domain-containing protein (PEP-CTERM proteins occur, often in large numbers, in the proteomes of bacteria that also encode an exosortase, a predicted intramembrane cysteine proteinase. The presence of a PEP-CTERM domain at a protein's C-terminus predicts cleavage within the sorting domain, followed by covalent anchoring to some some component of the (usually Gram-negative) cell surface. Many PEP-CTERM proteins exhibit an unusual sequence composition that includes large numbers of potential glycosylation sites. Expression of one such protein has been shown restore the ability of a bacterium to form floc, a type of biofilm.), which produces MTHFQRYRALAPIALMACAAVANAELHYHVTEIGGLPGADHSYISAINNLNHVVGTSYAPGTSRGFMWREDWGVLEVHLYHADSSVATDINDNDAVVGFMSENGFEHGFTTHYGGWWFNEGIGGVSGGHTQGINNLNQSVGGTGWAEDVRATGWLLGSPGFGLPNYGPQEPSVAFRINDSGESVGWARLAGLTRATWFRNNNTVFDLHGMLPGGTTSSIAKDINNLGWVVGHFQDGNSHSYGFVFNQELGMQVIDYGTVGLNLNAINNSGMAVGRSNGSEALIWTQNTGLINMNSLIDPNDGWDLVNAIDINDNGWITGHGVHNGVYTTFVARPDSVPEPASLSIIAIGLGTLVARRRR; this is translated from the coding sequence ATGACCCATTTCCAACGCTATCGCGCGCTCGCCCCCATAGCCCTGATGGCTTGTGCAGCTGTTGCCAATGCAGAACTGCACTACCATGTGACCGAAATCGGTGGTTTGCCCGGAGCCGACCACAGCTACATTTCGGCGATCAACAATTTGAACCACGTTGTCGGCACCAGTTATGCTCCAGGAACGAGCCGAGGATTTATGTGGCGAGAAGATTGGGGCGTGCTTGAAGTCCACCTCTATCATGCGGACTCTAGCGTTGCCACCGACATCAACGACAACGACGCCGTTGTTGGTTTCATGAGCGAGAACGGATTTGAGCATGGCTTTACAACCCACTATGGCGGTTGGTGGTTTAACGAAGGAATCGGCGGAGTATCCGGTGGTCACACTCAAGGGATCAACAACTTGAATCAAAGCGTAGGCGGCACCGGTTGGGCCGAAGACGTTCGGGCGACCGGGTGGCTTCTTGGTTCGCCAGGGTTTGGCTTGCCAAACTATGGGCCACAAGAACCATCAGTTGCATTCCGAATCAACGACTCTGGTGAGAGCGTTGGCTGGGCGAGACTCGCCGGACTGACCCGCGCCACATGGTTCCGGAACAACAACACGGTGTTCGACCTCCACGGGATGTTGCCCGGCGGAACCACCTCTAGCATTGCCAAAGATATCAACAACCTCGGGTGGGTCGTTGGTCATTTCCAAGATGGCAACAGTCACTCCTACGGTTTCGTTTTCAACCAAGAACTCGGTATGCAAGTGATAGACTATGGAACCGTTGGGCTCAACCTAAACGCGATCAACAACAGCGGCATGGCGGTTGGTCGTAGCAACGGAAGCGAAGCGTTGATTTGGACTCAAAACACGGGACTAATCAACATGAATTCGCTGATCGACCCCAATGATGGTTGGGATCTTGTAAACGCGATTGACATTAACGATAACGGATGGATTACCGGCCACGGAGTGCACAACGGTGTCTATACGACTTTTGTTGCGCGGCCCGATTCGGTTCCCGAGCCGGCGAGCCTATCAATCATCGCCATTGGTCTTGGCACCTTGGTCGCTCGACGGCGGCGATAA
- a CDS encoding tRNA-dihydrouridine synthase family protein yields the protein MDGITDAAMRAFQGAQGAFTGAVSEFVRVSNQPLPRKVFARDIPELATGCRTETGLHVQVQILGGDPDCMAASALNAVSAGADSLDINFGCPAPTVNRNDGGASILRCPNRVFEITRAVRQAVPPEIPVSVKVRLGWDTIDAIHANAEMAERAGAAWITIHARTKTQGYSPPVYWEPVAQVRRSASIPIVANGDIWTLDDLERCESMTGCRHFMIGRPALADPRFPHLAAQHLGLAKRSPIPSTDWVALFEGLLAFSDRFYGPGNPHSLNRLKQWLALASRFGQFEGFDNLKRIPDRRGFLDALKASQAPSDFISDPSAASRRPVSPVG from the coding sequence ATGGACGGCATCACCGATGCCGCCATGCGGGCGTTCCAGGGTGCCCAAGGGGCGTTCACCGGTGCCGTTAGCGAGTTTGTCCGGGTCAGCAATCAGCCGCTCCCGCGCAAAGTGTTTGCCCGGGATATCCCGGAGCTTGCAACCGGCTGCCGGACCGAAACCGGACTCCATGTTCAGGTTCAAATCTTGGGTGGCGATCCCGATTGCATGGCCGCCAGCGCCCTCAACGCCGTTTCTGCCGGAGCCGACTCGCTCGACATCAACTTTGGTTGCCCGGCCCCCACCGTCAACCGCAACGACGGAGGAGCCTCAATCCTCCGGTGCCCTAACCGGGTTTTTGAAATCACCCGCGCGGTACGGCAAGCCGTCCCCCCCGAAATCCCGGTCAGCGTGAAAGTCCGGCTCGGTTGGGATACCATCGACGCCATCCACGCCAATGCCGAAATGGCAGAACGCGCCGGTGCCGCCTGGATCACCATCCACGCCCGGACTAAAACGCAAGGCTACTCCCCGCCCGTCTATTGGGAACCCGTCGCGCAGGTGCGCCGGAGTGCTTCCATCCCCATTGTCGCCAATGGCGATATTTGGACATTGGATGACCTGGAGCGGTGCGAAAGCATGACCGGGTGCCGTCACTTCATGATCGGGAGGCCAGCCCTGGCCGATCCGAGGTTTCCCCACCTGGCCGCCCAACACCTTGGCCTGGCCAAACGATCCCCAATCCCCTCAACCGACTGGGTTGCCTTGTTTGAGGGGTTGCTCGCCTTTTCAGACCGGTTTTATGGGCCAGGCAACCCCCATTCACTCAACCGCCTGAAACAGTGGTTGGCATTGGCTTCCCGATTCGGCCAATTCGAAGGATTCGACAACTTGAAGAGGATTCCAGACCGGCGAGGATTCCTGGATGCATTGAAAGCATCTCAAGCTCCGTCGGACTTCATTTCAGATCCATCAGCGGCGTCCCGCCGTCCAGTTTCCCCGGTCGGCTGA
- a CDS encoding lactonase family protein, with protein sequence MAIPFFIATYTAPNGSQGIYKSTLDLETGALSQPILAAATPNPSYLAISPDRRWIACVNEQNPGQMTLFSLSPEDELHDPRVLPLQGKGPCFLQFLPDSQSLLAASYGSGDFECVSLAGKPLWGWNNVQAGQSPPHAHCLQPLPNSPFAVGTDLGRDLVLTFRDGRPVQAHVLAAGSPRHFAFDPTGKRLYVGSEHGNSVTTLEIDRESGAMTETQTLSTLPMDFQGNNTTAEVLLHPSGKWLYVSNRGHDSIACFPRLPNGVLAKPSIATIAAKTPRGMAIDPSGRYLLVAGQENGIVTSLKIDGSTGLPSPTGFEIKLSKPVHMLFLD encoded by the coding sequence TTGGCGATCCCCTTTTTCATCGCAACCTACACGGCTCCCAACGGATCACAGGGGATCTACAAATCCACCCTAGATCTGGAAACCGGTGCCCTTTCTCAGCCAATCCTGGCCGCTGCGACCCCCAACCCCAGTTACCTGGCCATTTCCCCGGATCGACGCTGGATTGCTTGCGTGAACGAACAGAACCCGGGCCAAATGACGCTTTTTTCGCTCTCGCCGGAGGATGAGCTCCATGATCCCCGCGTTTTGCCGTTGCAAGGCAAGGGGCCCTGCTTTCTGCAATTTTTGCCAGATTCCCAGAGCCTGCTAGCCGCAAGCTATGGCTCAGGAGATTTCGAGTGCGTCTCCTTGGCCGGCAAACCGCTGTGGGGTTGGAACAACGTCCAAGCTGGACAATCACCGCCCCACGCCCACTGTCTCCAACCCCTGCCAAATTCTCCGTTCGCCGTCGGCACAGACCTCGGGCGGGACTTGGTCTTGACCTTTCGAGATGGGCGGCCGGTGCAAGCGCATGTTTTGGCCGCCGGCTCTCCTCGCCACTTCGCTTTCGACCCGACGGGGAAGCGGCTTTATGTCGGCAGCGAGCACGGCAACTCCGTCACAACCCTTGAAATCGACCGGGAATCGGGGGCCATGACCGAAACCCAAACGCTCAGCACCTTGCCCATGGATTTCCAGGGCAACAACACGACAGCGGAGGTCTTGCTCCACCCTTCTGGCAAGTGGCTGTATGTCTCCAACCGGGGACACGATTCCATCGCGTGCTTCCCCCGTTTGCCAAACGGGGTTTTGGCGAAGCCGTCCATTGCCACCATCGCCGCCAAAACCCCGCGCGGCATGGCGATCGACCCCTCTGGCCGTTACCTTTTGGTTGCCGGGCAGGAGAACGGAATCGTCACCAGCCTCAAGATCGACGGATCGACCGGCCTCCCATCGCCGACAGGGTTCGAAATCAAACTGTCAAAGCCTGTGCATATGCTTTTCCTGGACTAA